From the Lactuca sativa cultivar Salinas chromosome 9, Lsat_Salinas_v11, whole genome shotgun sequence genome, the window ACCGCCATCGCCACCGGCACCGGCACCAGTTACACTGTTCCTAAGCTCGAACCATCACCCTCCGCCTCCATGGCTACAACTATTGAGGATGTAGACGAAGATATGTTTCTATCAAAGTCCGAGTTATTAGCTCGTGAAGAAGTACTTAAACGACGATCTCGAAAACTGAAGCAGATAGCTAGGGTTTACAAGGATCATTACTGGTGTATGATGGAAGAACTGAAATTGAAGTACAGAGAATATTATTGGGAGTATGGGAAGAGTCCGTATCAGGATGATGGATCAGTAACTGAAATCGATGCGGAAAAGAATGGCGATGATGAGTTAGGGTTAGAGTTTAGTAGCGATTTAAGTCGGTGTGCTGTTCATGGATGTAAATCAAAAGCCATGGCGCTAACCAAGTTTTGTCATGCTCATATATTGTCCGATTCTAAACAGAAACTCTACATGGGTTGCAATTACGTGATCAAAAGGTATCTTTCCCTACTCATTTTCTTTGATTGATTGTTGTGGTGTCCTTTATTTTGAATAGCATTTGGTTCTGATTCCACATTTGACTTGACCTAATATTGGGGGTATTATCAATATTGATGAATACTTTGATCCAATTTGAAATTTACAAAGTGATTACATTGCTACTGCTATTTTGGGGCAAAAGTTCTTTAATTTGCATAATATGTATCTGGTTTAGGTAATTTGTTTGATCTGTGAAGAAAGATATTACCAGTTCTTGATACTCATGGATGTTTGTATATCTTTATGTTATAGCTCACAAGCAGGACCTATACTTTGTGGGAGACCAATTCTTAAATCCACAGTTCCTTCTCTATGTGCAACTCATTTCCAAAAGGCAGAAAAACATGTTGCAAGGGCTTTAAAGAAAGCAGGGCTAAATGTAACCTCTACTAGTAAAGTTGCTCCAAAATTTCATGTTATTATTGCAGAATATGTTCGTCTAATTCAAAGTAAAAGAAGAATTGCTCATAAAGCAGAATTAGAGAATCTTGATGTAAAAGAAGAAGATATCAGCATTTAAAATTGTTGTAATGTGAATTCAAGTGTAATTTTCAAATTGTATTCTACCTCTTTTCCTCTTTGTTTGTTTCTTTTTCCCTTTTTCTGCCCCTGCACATTTTAAGTCAACAGATATTGTAAGATAGCTGATTTTATGGAGCTCTGAATTGGATCTTTATGTTGCTAGATCAAACTTTGTGCATTGAAGGTATAtaattcctctctctctctctctctctctctctctctctctctcacacacacacacacacatatctgCTATAAATCAATAATAGTGAATTACATGATTATTTAGAGAGAATcacaaaaatgaccaaaatgggcACATCTTCATGAAATCACTTTGTGCTGCAAAATTGCCTTTTGAATAGTTCCTACCACAAAAaaccattaatttttttttaaaaaaaaatcacataTTGCAAAATTGTTCATATcatatttcaaaataaataatccTTTACTGAaaaatttgaagtatttttgTGGCAGAAAAGCAATTTTTGCAAGTGAGTTCTCAATTATCCGTTGGGAAAAAATATGTTTTCAAAAAAGATGATTTATCAAGTGAGTAATTTTAAGTAATTGTTTACACTTGTTTTGCAGGACAATGTAGAaacatatttttgtttctatgatATGGATGAATGTAGTGCAACATATTTTTGTTGACATATAAATCGATGAGAGGAAAATTCATTGACTTCTTTTAGGAAAGCAAATGTTGAGGTctttgtatttttagtttttactcTTTTGTCCTGGATAAAAAAAAATccgtaaaaaataaaaatagttttttgtTCCTTCGATATGCTTGATCGTGAATTTCCATTGGTAAAACCAATTTGACCACCTTAAAAATAGGGGCCTCACATAGCATCTTTCTATTAAAGTGGAGCATGCCAATTAAAGATAAGTAGATAACATATCCATCTCGATTTGGAACTCGTGTCTGAGTAGATGAAATGCGAGTTTTTTGATTCCTCTTTTGACTACAAGAATTTGTCTAAATATGGAGCGATAATGTTGCACATATAGTTAATAACTGATACTTTTGTATTCGCAAATAGATCTACTGATATTCGAGTTTTCAACAAGCAACATTGTATCCACGTCGTTTAAGTTGCTTTGCAAATGcatgattgattgattgttactgttttatgtgtttatttttatgtgtttatagtATACTAGGTGGATGTTTGGGCGTTACgcatattaaaaaatattagaaaatacatgttgttttaaatgtttatgttattgttATTAAATTTGGCCTAGTGATTTTTAtactaattttatatataaaatctcAATGATTATCATGTTTTCTTGGTTGTAGAAAACAAGGTGATTTACATAATTAGGGCAATAAAAATTATGTCAATCGAAGATTATACCATCCAAAAAAATTTATTCTTTCTGTCTAGAAAACATTATGGCAAAGACGATCCAATATAAAAACAATTCTTTAATGTGTTGTTTTTCTTGCCATAAATAAAAGATtcatattttaaattaaataaccACAGCCGCTtatgaagcaaaaaaaaaaaaaaaaaaaaaaaaagaacaattgTGAACCATAATAACAGTTGaagaaaacagaaacaaaaaaatgAATCTTGGTCGTAGAGAAGAATGTAACAAATAAAATATAACCCATGTACCATTTTAATTTTGTCGAGGGTAACAACATTTCAATCAACTTCTAGTAGCACTCATGACCAAATTGCAATACCTTTTTGCAACTTCTAACTTTTAGCAATATGCTCTTCTGATTTAATAAAATTGAACACTACAATGGTATTCGACCTTTCATAATTGAAATATTTTTTAGAGATCAAACGGCtacaactttttctttattttcaaaCAATAATAATGAAATGTGAGTAACCTAAATGGGAGATAATA encodes:
- the LOC111902989 gene encoding uncharacterized protein LOC111902989; its protein translation is MAETTATATVISSRTAIATGTGTSYTVPKLEPSPSASMATTIEDVDEDMFLSKSELLAREEVLKRRSRKLKQIARVYKDHYWCMMEELKLKYREYYWEYGKSPYQDDGSVTEIDAEKNGDDELGLEFSSDLSRCAVHGCKSKAMALTKFCHAHILSDSKQKLYMGCNYVIKSSQAGPILCGRPILKSTVPSLCATHFQKAEKHVARALKKAGLNVTSTSKVAPKFHVIIAEYVRLIQSKRRIAHKAELENLDVKEEDISI